TTGTCTTCGAGGGGGCGCAGTTCGGCGGTGGGCTGCAGGGCATTCACGTGGCGCAGGGCCTTGTAGCCCAGTTCGGTTTCGGCCCAGCGCAGCCATTTTTTCACAAAGTCCTTATCCACGCCTGCGATGGGCGAAATGCTGCCGGCCGTGTCGCCGTCCATGGTGCAGTAGCCCACGCTGGCCTCGGAGCGGTTGGAAGTGGTGATGAGCAGGCAGTTTTGTACGTTGGCCAAGAGCCAGATGGCCGGGGCCCGTACCCGGGCCTGAATGTTTTGCAGGGCCAGGTCGTCGGTTTTCCAGGTCAGCTCCCGGCCCAGCGCACCCTCAATCTTGCCCACGTAGCCGGTCACTTCCTCGTCAATGGTCCAGTTGTGAAAGCGGGCCCCCAAGCTGTCGGCCAGCTCTTTAGCAGAGTTGAAGGTATCGTCCGAAGAGTTGACGGTGCCCTGATAGGCGCAGGTGAGCAACTGTTGCACCAACTGCTGGTTGGCACTCAGGCCACTTGCGGGCGCGGACTGTTCCACCACTTGCGCGGCTTTGCCACCGGCGCCCTCCTGCTTCACGGTTTCGGCCGCGGCCGGGAAGCAGCCGCTGCGGCGCTTAAACTCGTCCAAGCCCAGTTCTTCCACGCCCAGCCGCACCATCTCAGCCACGCCCACGGCACAGAAGCAGGAGTCGGCCCCGCCGCTCAGGCTCAGCACGAAGCCGCGGCTGCGCGCCTTGCGCAGGTAGTCGAAAAGGGCCAGACTCATGGCTTGGTTGAGCTCTTTGTACTCGTCGGGCGTGGGCAGCGGCGCTATTTCTTCGGCCGGTGCCTGCTCGGCCGCAAAGTCAACGTCCACCCATTCCAAATCGACTTCCTTGAAGCTCAGCAGCTGGTTGCGCTTCAGCAAATGGCCGTTGCGGGCCACCAGAATTTCGCCGTCGAAAATGATGCGGCCGGCCTCGTTGCCCAGCAAATTGGCGTACAGGTAAGTGCAGTTGAACGTGCGCGAGGCCTTCATCACCAGCTGGTAGCGCACGTCGGTTTTGCTCATCGCAAAGTGGCTGGCCGAGGGATTCACAATCAAATCCACCTTGCCCATGAGGCGGCAGGCGGGGCGCACGTTATCGGGCCGCCAGGCGTCTTCGCATATCTCGAAGCCGAAGCGCACGCCTTCGTGCTCGAAGGTGAGGTCGCCCAGCGGCCAGGTTTCGCCCTCGCAGGTCACGGTGGTTTGCTCGCCCGCCAGCCAGGGCACAAAGAAGCGAGTTTCGTAGTGCACCCCGTCGTTGGCCAGAAACTGCTTGGCCGCGAAGCCGAGAATCTGGCCGTCGCGCAGCACCGCCGCCGTGTTGTAAGTGCGGTGGTTGAGGCGCACCGGCAGGCCCACCACCACGCAGATGCCCTGCGTCCACTCCCGCACCTGCTGCAGGTGCGCCAAGGCCGATTCGGGCATCCAGTCGCTCAGAAACAGGTCTTCGCAGGCGTAGCCCGTCAGGCAGAGCTCGGGCAGGCACAGCAGCTGCACGCCGCTCTCCCTGGCCAGCTCAATGGCCGTTTTGATGTTGCGAAGGTTGTTTTCCCAATCGATGGGAATCTGGTTGAGGGCGGCGCCGGCAATACGCATAAGAAGGCGGGAAAGGAAGGAGATGGTGTGGCTAAATAACTCGAAATATCTCCCGCAAGTTGTCCTTCGGGGTGGCTAGCGGCTTAGCTCGGCCAGCAGCCAGTCGCGGGTGGCGGGGCCGCTGGTTTGGGCCACTACCTCCAAGAGGGCATCGGTGGTGCTCACGTGGCGGGCGGCCACGATTGCCAGCAGGTGCACAAATTGCGCGGTGCCCAGGCGCTCGTGCAGCGCGGCCAGCACCACGGTGCCTTTGTTGTATACCACCCGCCGGTACATCGGCCGGGGGTATCGTTGGTAGTCAAATCCACGAATTGGCGGCGCGTCGCCTACAGTGGCGGCGCGTTTGGCCAATTCGGCCCGGTAGCCGGCCTCGTCCCCGTTTTCGCGCAGGTACAGCAGGCTCGAATAGGTAGCAAATGCTTCGTTCAGCCAGTCGTTGTAGTCGTGTACGCCGCCGTAGCCCCACCATTTGTGGCTGATTTCGTGGGCCAGAATCAGTAGCGCTTCCCGGTCGGCGGCCACGTCGAAGTCGGTGTAGGTTATCACCGTCGCGTTGTCCAGCACACCGAACGCGTCGGAATTGGTGCCGGGCAGAAAAATGGTGAAATGCGAAATTGGGTCCTGCCGGCCAATGGTGCGGTTGTAGAACGCCACGATGCCTTCGGCCTTGCGCAGCAGCACGGTATCGACCCGGGACAGTGTCGGGCCGGTTTTCGCCAACCGAATTAGCGGGGCGCTGCCCGAAGTCAACTGCTGAAATTGCCGGCCCACCATGGCCGTGATTTCGATGGCACTGGCCCGCCCCCGAAAAAACCACTTGCCGCCGCCCTGCCGTTGCACCTGTGTGGTGCTGAGCACGTGGTACGGGCCCGGTGCGGCCACTTCCAATTCGTACTCCACCGCTTCGTACTCGCGGTAGGGCCGAAACGGCAGCCAGTTGGTGTGGCCGCTAAACACCATGCCCTGCTCCGTGAAGTACGGCTTGCCCAACGTGCCCGCATAGGTCACGCTCACCTCCCGTTTCCGGCGGCGCGCAGGCGTAGCGTAGCGCCACACCACGCGTTGCAGGGTGTCGGCGAAATACGGGTAGAAAACCCGGCTCAGGCGCTGCGCTGCCGCGCCGGGGCTGGCCATGTGGTCGATGCGGAAGTCCCGGCTCACGTTCAGCGCGATAACAGAAGCGGTATCAGCAGCAGGCAGCGTGAGGGTGTAGCGGCAGGTAAACGAATGCGTGGCGGGCTCTACCCGAAGCGTTACCCGCACGATAGGTGCGGCACGGCCGATGAGAGGCATCGCCAACAGCAGGCTCGCCAGAACTACCAGGTATTTCATGCAATAAAATGCTCTGCACCGGCAAAACGCCCCGATGGTAGAAACCGGCAGGGAGTTGATAGCATTAACCAACGCCCAACTCCGTCAGCGCACGTTCGGCGGCCAGCTGCTCCGCCTGTTTCTTGCTCAGGCCCATGCCGGTGGCAATGACTTCCTCGTCCAGCAGCACGCTGGCCGTGAATTCCATTGCGCCGCCGGGCCGGGCCTCGCCGCTGATGTCGTAGCGCAGGGTTTTGCCTTGGCGCTGAGCCCACTCCACCAGCTTGCTCTTGAAATTGGCCGTGGTGGTGGTGAGGGTGTGCACGTCCACGAAGCCCTTCACCAGGCGCGTGAGCACAAACTTCCGGGCGGCCTTGTAGCCCAAATCCAGGTACACGGCGCCCACCAGCGCCTCCAGCGCGTTGCCGTTCACCGAGCGTGAGCGGGCGGCGCGGCCCTGCGCGGCATCCAGCTGCACCAGCTTGTCGAGGCCTAACTTCAGGGCGATGCCGTTCAGGCTTTCGCGGTTCACGATGCGGGAGCGCACTTCCGTCAGGAAGCCTTCCTGCTCGTACGGATATTTTTTAAAGAGATATTCCGCCACCACCGTGCCCAACACGGCGTCGCCGAGGAACTCCAGGCGCTCGTTGGTCTGGTGGCGGCCGATGCTGGGCTGCTGTCGCACCGCCGAGGAGTGCGTGAACGCCAGTCGGTACAGCTTGGCGTTCTTGGGCGTCTGCCCCGTGACGGTCGCCACGGCCTGCCGAAACGCCTTGTCGGAAGCAAAAAAACGGGAAACGAAGCCGAGCAAAGGAGATAAGGCTTGATTAACGGTAGAAAACTGGGGCAAAGGTAGAACGCCGGGCCGGAGAACGTCAGTGTTCGGAATCAGGGAAGAAAAGAAGCAAAAAAGAACGTCATGCTGAGCGCAGCCGAAGCATCTCGCGTGGGGTAGCAATCCAATCGTTGGGATTACTGCCGCACGCGAGATGCTTCGGCTGCGCTCAGCATGACGTTCTATAATAAGTCCGCCTTCCGCCTACAGCTTGCGGAAAATCACCGACGTGTTGTGGCCACCAAACCCGAAGGTGTTGCTCATGGCCACCCGCACGTCGCGCTCCTGCGCCACGTTTGGCGTGAAGTTCAACGCTTGGTTGATTTCTGGGTCGGGCGTGTGCAGGTTGATGGTGGGGGGCACCAGGCCGTGTTGCATAGCTAGCAAGCAGGCCACGGCCTCTACACCACCGGCACCGCCCAGCAGGTGGCCGGTCATGCTCTTGGTCGAGGAGATGTTCAGCTTTTCGGCGTGCTCGCCAAACACCTGCTCAATGGCTTTGATTTCGGCGCCGTCGCCCAGCGGCGTGCTGGTGCCGTGGGTGTTGATGTAGTCCACATCGGCGGCCGTGATGCCGGCGTCGCGCAGGGCGTTCTGCATTACCAGCACCACGCCGCTGCCCGTGGGGTCGGGCGCGGTGATGTGGTAGGCGTCCGACGACATGCCGCCGCCAATCAGCTCGGCGTACATTTTGGCGCCGCGGGCCTTGGCGTGCTCGTACTCTTCGAGCACCAGCGCGCCGGCGCCCTCGCCCAGCACGAAACCGTCGCGGTCCTTGTCGTAGGGCCGCGAGGCCGAAGCCGGGTCGTCGTTGCGCTCACTCATGGCCTTGAGGGCGTTGAAGCCGCCCACGCCCGATTCGGTGATGGCCGCTTCGGAACCGCCCGTAATCATCACGTCGGCCAGGCCGAGGCGGATGTTGTTGAAGGCCGCGATGATGGAATCGTTCGACGAGGCGCAGGCCGACGTGGTCACGAAATTCGGCCCGCGGAAACCGTTCTTAATGCTGATGTTGCCCGACGCGGAGTCGGCAATCATGCGCGGAATGAAGAAGGGCGAATAGCGCGGTGTGCCGTCGCCCCGCTCAAACTGGAAACATTCTTCCTGCAAGGACTTCAGGCCGCCGATGCCGGAGCCCCAAATCACGCCCACGCGGTCCTTGTTCACGCCGCTTTCCAGCAGGCCCGAGTCGGCGATGGCCTCGTCGGCGGCAATCACGCCAAACTGCGTGAACAAGTCCATTTTGCGGCCCTCCTTGCGGTCGAAGTAGGCGTCCGGATTATAATCCTTCACCTCGCAGGCAAAGCGGGTTTTGAACTTGCTGGGGTCGAAGCGGGTGATGGTGGCCGCGCCGCTGGTGCCCGCGCGCAGGCCTTCCCAGTAAGCGGGGGCGGTGTTGCCCAGGGGCGTGATGGCCCCGAGGCCGGTAACGACAACCCGTCGGATGGACGTCATAAGCAAGCGCCACTGGCGCGAATGATGAAGCGGGATAAAACAGCAAAACCGGCCGGCGGCTAGCCGGCCGGTATGCGCAGAACAGGGGTCACGCCGAACGAAACGAGGAACCGGGGTAAAGGCTACAACTCAAATTGCTCGCAATGCTGGACGGTGACGAAATACTACTTGGCGTGCTCTTCGAGGTAGCTAATGGCTTGGCCCACGGTGCCGATGTTCTCGGCCTGGTCGTCGGGGATGCTCACGTTGAACTCCTTTTCGAACTCCATGATGAGCTCAACGGTATCCAGCGAGTCAGCACCCAGGTCGTTGGTGAAGCTTGCTTCGGGGGTAACCTCCGAGGCTTCAACGCCCAGTTTATCAATAATAATGGCCTTTACTTTTTCTGCGATTTCAGACATTTCCGTGGGGGTTTAAGGAAAACTACGGCACAAAGTAACGAGAGATTTTCCAATGAACCCACGGCCGCGCTTTTCAAATAGGGGTACAACATTATGGCGGTGCGGCTGGCAACCGCCCCGCGCAGGCCGTAGCTTTGCCCTGCCCGCCCGCGGGTGCCCTTTTTGCGGCTGCTATGAAAACCTTCACCCTCGACGTTGACTACGAGTGCGACTTTGCCCTGTTTGGGCTGGTGAGCAGCACCCGCGACTACACCCTGGCCTGGACCCTGAACCGGGCCCTGCGCCTGCGCCTGGTGAAGCAGCCCGAACTGCTGCTCAATCTGCTCAGCCGCGGCCGGCTCGTGTTCACGCACTACCTGCACGCCACCGAGGCCCTCACCTTCCGGCTGCTGCGCAACCGCTCAGTGGCGCCCTCCACGCTCAAAAAGCCCTTTCTGGCGCCCGACATCAAGGAGTACGACTACCTGCTGGCCGTCACCAACGGCACCGGGGCCCTGGCCGACCATGAGCTGATGGAGCAGCTTGCCGCCCTCGATGCCGTGCAGTACGTGTGCCAGTTCGACCCCAATACGCTCAAGTACAAGGAGAACCTGATTCTGTGAGGTGGAGCTGGCGGGCAGTGGAATTATTGCCGCCAGCGTGGTTTGGAGACAGGGCCTTTTCGCAATGGTATTGACATCTTCATGACAATTGCCCCGTCGGCAATAGGCATTTCAATTTAATTAAACGACTTTTGCCCTGCTGGGCCCCTGTAAACCAGGGCCTGTCTCTTTCAGCGCCTGCTACTTCAGCCGATGTACTGTAGGCAACCCATCCCCTCCTTTTTCAGGTGGGGAGTTTTTTTGTACCGACATTTTTGCAATTCGCATGGATAACCCTCCTGTTTTCAACAAAACCAAAATCGTGGCCACTGTGGGCCCCGCTTCCAATACCTACGAGCGTCTGGGCGTGCTTATCCGCGAAGGCGTGGACGTGTTTCGCCTCAACTTTTCGCACGGCTCCTACGAAGACCACCTGAGCGTAATCAACACCGTGCGCCGCCTCAATAAGGACATGCGCACTTCGGTGGGGCTGCTGCAGGATTTGCAGGGCCCCAAGATTCGCCTGGGCGAAGTGGAAGGCGGCGGCGTCGAAATCAAGGCCGGCGATAAGCTGAAGCTGGTGTGCGGCGAGAAGGAAATCAGCACGGCCACGCGCCTGAGCACCATTTACATGGGCCTGGCCCGCGACGTGAAGGCCGGCGACATGATTCTGATTGACGACGGCAAGATTGAGCTGAAAGTGCTGGCCACCGACCGCGAAACCGAGGTGGACGTGGAAGTGGTGTATGGCGGCCTGGTGAAGCCCCGCAAAGGCATCAACCTGCCCGATTCGGAAGTGTCGGCGCCGAGCATGACCGAAAAAGACATCGAGGACCTGCAGTTTGGCCTGAAACACGACGTGGATTGGGTGGCCCTCAGCTTTGCCCGCAAAGCCGACGACATCCGCTTCATCAAGCAAATCATTGCCGAGGCCGGCAAAACCACCCGCGTGGTGGCCAAGATTGAGACGCCCGACGGCCTGCGCAACATCGACGAAATCATCGCCATCACCGACGCCGTGATGGTGGCCCGCGGCGACCTCGGCGTGGAGGTGAAGATGGAAGAGGTGCCAATGGCCCAGAAAATGATTATTGCCAAGTGCAACGCCGCCGGCAAGCCCGTCATCGTGGCCACGCAGATGATGGAGTCGATGATAACCGCCCCCCGCCCCACCCGCGCCGAAACCAGCGACGTGGCCAACGCCGTGCTCGACGGCGCCGACGCCGTGATGCTCTCGGCCGAAACCGCCGTGGGCGCCTACCCCGCCGAGGTGATTCGCTCGATGGTGGGCACCATTCTGAGCGTGGAAAGCCGCAGCCCGCAGCTGTTCCATAAGTGGTGGCCCATCGACCCCAACGGCCCCAACTTCATGGCCGACAGCGTGCTGTCCGCGTCCTGCCACCTGGCTAAGAATACAGGTTCGAAGGCCATTACCGGCATGACGCACCACGGCTACACGGCTTTCCAGCTGGCCAAGTACCGCCCCAAAGCCAACATTTTTATCTTCACCGATAACCGCAACCTGCTCACGGCGCTGAGCCTGGTGTGGGGCGTGCGCAGCTTCTACTACGACCGCCTCATCAGCACCGACAGCACCATTACGGACATCCGCTACGTCCTCACCACCACCGGCCACCTCGAAGCCGGCGATGTGTTCATCAACACCGGCTCCATGCCCATCCAGGACAAGGGCAAAGCCAACATGGTGAAAGTGAGCGTGGCGTAAGACACTTTGGTCTCTCACAAAAAAGCGCCCGCTGCATGTGCAGCGGGCGCTTTTTTGTGATGGGTATTTCTTATTCGTGGGTGAGCTTCCAGGTTACTGTAGCGTCCGGGCCGCTCAAGTGCAGCAGGTAGAGGCCGGCGGGCTGCCCGGCCAGGGGCACGGGCACCGTGGTTTGCCCGATGGGTACAGGCGTGCTCCACACGGCGCGGCCCAGCGCGTCGGTTAGGCGCAGGAACTGCCCCGGGCGGGCGGGCTGCGCCAGCGTGAGCGCGGCTGCGTTGGTAGCCGGGTTGGGGTGCAGGGTGGCCACGCTGGCCGCTTCGGCGGCGCGGGTGGGCAGCAGGCTGGCGAAGTTGATAAAGGAGCCGCACACCAGGGGCGTGCCCGTGCTGCGGCGGTAATACACCATGCTGGTTTCGCCGGTGGCCACGTCGCCCAGTCCCGGCGCGCCCCCAAACGACTGCTGCCACGCGAATACGTCCATGCCCAGCGAGTAGGTAGGCGGCGTGGTTGGGCCGCCCGTGCTGTTGACGTACACCCGGGTGTAGGGCAGGTAGTTGCCGCTGCTCAGGCAGTCGTTGGCGAAATTGGGCATGATGCCCACGCCCATCAGTTGCCCTTGGCGAAAGGTGAAAACGGGGTCCGGCTTGTATTCGCCGGCGAGCAATGCCAGGGCCGGAAACTGCGGCGAGGCCCCCGTGACGAGCGAAACTGCCATCCGGCGCGTTTGCACCGACCCAATGGTGACCGATGCCGGAACCCCTCCGCACACAGACCAGCCAAAATTCTCAGAACGCGTCTGTTCGCGGTACGTGAAAACCAGGCTGTCGGCCCGCTGCTGCCGCGTCAGGATGCGGCGCAGGGTGTAGGAGTTGGAACAGAAGATGCCACTTAGGTAATTGAAGGGCTCCCAATAATAGCCCATCTCATCGCCGGGCTGCATGGTGAAGAGGGCCAGCGGGCTATACGCCGACCGCAGCAGTGGTGCCGGCAGGGCGGCCATCAGCGGCGCGCTGGTCGGCGTGCCGGGGGCAGCCGCCCCCAGCCACGGCGTGGCTTCCACCAGCCCGTGGGTGCGGGAAAGCGTGAATGCCACCACCGGCGGCCCGGTGGTGGACGTGCCGTTGCGCAGTTCGATGGTCACCACCGAATCCAGTGTTCCCGCCAGGATGGGGAGTTGGCTTCGGGCTTGCACAATAGCCGTCATCAACGGCGAGGCGCTGGCCACCCACGTTTGCCCCACGCTGGCGCGCGGGTAGATGCGAAGCGCCGTCGCGTTTTGCACGTTGTTTTGGGCGTCGCTTTCCAGGATGTAAAATCCCTGCCCGGGCGTCCAGCGCATGCGCGCACCGAACAGGTTGTTGCGGCTCTTCGCAAACGTGCCCGCGCCGGAAGAGCCAGCCATTCGCCGCATCACGCGGTTGAACGCATACACCGAATCGCCGGCCGGCGTGGCATAGGCGGAGTCGACCCGCAACGTGTGCGTGACGTTGGTGCTGTTGCGTAGCGCGTAGCTGTAAATCATTCCCGGCCGAAACGGCCGCCAAGCCTGCTGGGCGTGCACGCCAAAGCCCATGAAAAGGAACAGCGCCGCCAGCAGCGGCCGCGCCCAAGAGTAGATGTGTTTCATAGCAAACCAGCAGAAGTTAGGTAGCAGATGGGCTTATTCGTGGATGAGCTTCCAGGTAGTTGAGGAACCGGAGCCGCTCAGGTTGAGCAGATAAAAGCCAGAGGGCCGCCCGGTGAGGGGCACCGTTGCTATGGTCTGCCCAGCGGCCACGGGCGCACTCCACACCACGCGGCCCAGCGCGTCGGTCAGGCGTAGCTGCTGGCCGACGCGGGCGGGCTGGGCCAGCGTGAGCGTGGCCACGTCGGTGGCCGGGTTGGGGTGCAGCGCGCCCAAAGCCGCAGCTTGCGCGGCGCGCGTGGGCAGCAGGCCCGTGAAACTACCGGCCAAGCCACACGTGTAAACCAAACCACTGGGCAGGGTGCGTCGGACGTAGCGCAACCCGAGGTCATACGTCGCCATGTCGCCTACACCGCTGGGGCCGGGGGCCGAAGGGTCGGCAACGGCAAAAGTTTGCTGCCAGCCTTGCGAGTCTATCCCAGGCCGGTATTGGCCCGGCAGGGTGTTGGCCTGAAAACTGAAAACCCGCTGGTAGCGAATCTGTAGCGGCGTTTGGCACAGGCCGCCTGCCGGAGCGCCCACAAGGACTCTTCCCATCACCAGCGGCGCACTCGGGCCGGCATGGGCGGGGCCGTATTCGCCCGTGAGGAGCGGCAGCGCCGTGAACTGCGGCGACTTGCCCGTGCGCAACGAAAAAGCCCAACGCTTCGACACCACCGGGTCCGTGAAAGGCCCCACGGGGCCGCTGCACTCGGGCATGCCGTACCGCTGTCCCCGGCGCTGCTCCTGCAGCAGAAAAACCAGGCTGTCGGGGGTCAGTTGCCGCGCCGTGATGCGCCGCAGCACCACGCCCTCTTCACAGGGGGAGAAACCGAAATAGAAAGGCTGCCACGCATACCCCAGCTCATCGCCGGGCGCCAGGCCAAATAGCGTGGTGGGATAATAGGGTGACTGCGCCAGCGTTTGGGGCACCTGCGCAGCCCGCCACTGCGCTGTGCCGCTGCCCAGCGCCAGCCACTGCGGCCCCTCCAGCAGGCCGAAGCGCCGGCTCAGCCGCAGCACCGGCCCCGTACTCAGGGTGATGGTGGCCACTGTGTCGGGCTGGCCGTTCACCGTTTGTGGGCCGCGTCTGCTCAGCGTGGCCATCACGGCGCCGCTGGCCAGCCACGTGCTGCCCACGGCGGCCCGCGGGCGCAGGCGCAGCGCGGCGCCGGTTTGCGCCGTGCCCTCGGTCAGGGTTTCCAATGTAAACTCCGAGGAACCCGGCTGCCACACCAGTCGCTGCCCGAAGAGGTTGTTGCGGCTTTTGCGGAAGGCAAACGCGTCGTTATCCGGCACTTTACCCGTCACGTCGCGCATCACGCGGTTGAAGGCCCAGGCCGAATCCCCGGCGGCCGTGACGTAAGCCGAATCGAGCTTCAGGGTATAGGCGTTGGCTGCCCCCGTTGCCGCAACCGGACTAAAGGTATAAATCAGGCCCGGCCGAAACGGCCGCCAGGCCTGTTGCGCCCGGGCGCTGAATCCAATAAAGAGCAGCACGGCCAGCAACGGCCGCGCCCAGCGGTAGGCGTGTTTCATGCGCAGGGGTAGCTTGACGTGGAACAGGACCGGTAAGGTACGCCACTTGAGCACTTTATCAAGCACCTATTGGACTGAACGCAAGAAGCCCCGCACGTTTCCGAGCGGGGCTTCTGTGATGAGCGCGAGACCAGGCCTTGGGGCGGCGCAGCCTGGCCTCGCTAAACTCGTAGTCGCACTAGAGCGCGTTAACGAGCTTTGTCAGCTTGCTTTTGTTGTTAGCAGCTTTGTTTTTGTGGATGATGTTCTTCTTGGCCAGACGGTCCAACATCGAAGTAACTTTTTTCAGCAATTCCTGAGCAGCCGTTTTGTCGGTCGTCGTGCGCAGCTTCTTGATGGCCGTGCGGGTGGATTTGTGCTGGTAACGGTTCAACACGCGCTTGGCTTCGTTGCTGCGGATGCGTTTGAGGGCCGACTTATGGTTTGCCATGAGCAGGAAATATATAGGAGCGTTATGCTTTAGTTCTGTGTTTGGGAGGGCAAAGGTACGAAACCGTCTGACATTTTCAAACCATGCCATCAAAAATATTGATGCAAAGCCGTTTCGGACACCTGCCGTCGGCAATGACGGGGAAAAAGCCCGCCACACTCGTTCAGGCCAACCGGATGCCCTATTCACGTCCACTTCATTTTGGCCTGCTAAATTAGTATGCATGCCGATTACTACCGAACTTTACTACCTGCCCACCCAGCGCGCTTCTAGTATCCGTTAGCCACCCCGCGCCATGCCCCTTGTATCGAAACCCGCTTATCAGCCGCCGTTTTACCTTTTCAACGGCCACTTGCAAACCATCGTGCCCAGCCTGTGGCGCACCGTGCCCGACGTGGCCTACCAGCGCGAACGCCTGGAGCTGCCCGACGGCGACTTCCTGAACCTGGACTGGAGCCGCCTGCCCGAGATGCGCCCCACCGATGGCCTGGCCATCGTGTCGCACGGCCTGGAGGGCGATGCTTCACGGCCCTACGTGCGCGGCATGGTGCGCGCGCTCAACCGCGCCGGCCTCGACGCGCTGGCCTGGAACTACCGTAGCTGCGGCGGCGAAATGAACCGCCTACTCCGCTCCTACCACCTCGGCGACACCGAAGACCTGGACGCCGTGCTGCGCCACGCGCTGGCTA
This DNA window, taken from Hymenobacter sp. 5317J-9, encodes the following:
- the nadE gene encoding NAD(+) synthase, whose amino-acid sequence is MRIAGAALNQIPIDWENNLRNIKTAIELARESGVQLLCLPELCLTGYACEDLFLSDWMPESALAHLQQVREWTQGICVVVGLPVRLNHRTYNTAAVLRDGQILGFAAKQFLANDGVHYETRFFVPWLAGEQTTVTCEGETWPLGDLTFEHEGVRFGFEICEDAWRPDNVRPACRLMGKVDLIVNPSASHFAMSKTDVRYQLVMKASRTFNCTYLYANLLGNEAGRIIFDGEILVARNGHLLKRNQLLSFKEVDLEWVDVDFAAEQAPAEEIAPLPTPDEYKELNQAMSLALFDYLRKARSRGFVLSLSGGADSCFCAVGVAEMVRLGVEELGLDEFKRRSGCFPAAAETVKQEGAGGKAAQVVEQSAPASGLSANQQLVQQLLTCAYQGTVNSSDDTFNSAKELADSLGARFHNWTIDEEVTGYVGKIEGALGRELTWKTDDLALQNIQARVRAPAIWLLANVQNCLLITTSNRSEASVGYCTMDGDTAGSISPIAGVDKDFVKKWLRWAETELGYKALRHVNALQPTAELRPLEDKQTDERDLMPYTLLNRIERLAFYDRLSPKQVLAMLEGEGTGFDEEQLKTYVRRFYNLWSRNQWKRERYAPSFHLDDYNVDPRSWLRFPILSGGFAEELAGL
- a CDS encoding M1 family aminopeptidase; protein product: MKYLVVLASLLLAMPLIGRAAPIVRVTLRVEPATHSFTCRYTLTLPAADTASVIALNVSRDFRIDHMASPGAAAQRLSRVFYPYFADTLQRVVWRYATPARRRKREVSVTYAGTLGKPYFTEQGMVFSGHTNWLPFRPYREYEAVEYELEVAAPGPYHVLSTTQVQRQGGGKWFFRGRASAIEITAMVGRQFQQLTSGSAPLIRLAKTGPTLSRVDTVLLRKAEGIVAFYNRTIGRQDPISHFTIFLPGTNSDAFGVLDNATVITYTDFDVAADREALLILAHEISHKWWGYGGVHDYNDWLNEAFATYSSLLYLRENGDEAGYRAELAKRAATVGDAPPIRGFDYQRYPRPMYRRVVYNKGTVVLAALHERLGTAQFVHLLAIVAARHVSTTDALLEVVAQTSGPATRDWLLAELSR
- the rnc gene encoding ribonuclease III, with amino-acid sequence MLGFVSRFFASDKAFRQAVATVTGQTPKNAKLYRLAFTHSSAVRQQPSIGRHQTNERLEFLGDAVLGTVVAEYLFKKYPYEQEGFLTEVRSRIVNRESLNGIALKLGLDKLVQLDAAQGRAARSRSVNGNALEALVGAVYLDLGYKAARKFVLTRLVKGFVDVHTLTTTTANFKSKLVEWAQRQGKTLRYDISGEARPGGAMEFTASVLLDEEVIATGMGLSKKQAEQLAAERALTELGVG
- the fabF gene encoding beta-ketoacyl-ACP synthase II → MTSIRRVVVTGLGAITPLGNTAPAYWEGLRAGTSGAATITRFDPSKFKTRFACEVKDYNPDAYFDRKEGRKMDLFTQFGVIAADEAIADSGLLESGVNKDRVGVIWGSGIGGLKSLQEECFQFERGDGTPRYSPFFIPRMIADSASGNISIKNGFRGPNFVTTSACASSNDSIIAAFNNIRLGLADVMITGGSEAAITESGVGGFNALKAMSERNDDPASASRPYDKDRDGFVLGEGAGALVLEEYEHAKARGAKMYAELIGGGMSSDAYHITAPDPTGSGVVLVMQNALRDAGITAADVDYINTHGTSTPLGDGAEIKAIEQVFGEHAEKLNISSTKSMTGHLLGGAGGVEAVACLLAMQHGLVPPTINLHTPDPEINQALNFTPNVAQERDVRVAMSNTFGFGGHNTSVIFRKL
- a CDS encoding acyl carrier protein translates to MSEIAEKVKAIIIDKLGVEASEVTPEASFTNDLGADSLDTVELIMEFEKEFNVSIPDDQAENIGTVGQAISYLEEHAK
- a CDS encoding IPExxxVDY family protein is translated as MKTFTLDVDYECDFALFGLVSSTRDYTLAWTLNRALRLRLVKQPELLLNLLSRGRLVFTHYLHATEALTFRLLRNRSVAPSTLKKPFLAPDIKEYDYLLAVTNGTGALADHELMEQLAALDAVQYVCQFDPNTLKYKENLIL
- the pyk gene encoding pyruvate kinase yields the protein MDNPPVFNKTKIVATVGPASNTYERLGVLIREGVDVFRLNFSHGSYEDHLSVINTVRRLNKDMRTSVGLLQDLQGPKIRLGEVEGGGVEIKAGDKLKLVCGEKEISTATRLSTIYMGLARDVKAGDMILIDDGKIELKVLATDRETEVDVEVVYGGLVKPRKGINLPDSEVSAPSMTEKDIEDLQFGLKHDVDWVALSFARKADDIRFIKQIIAEAGKTTRVVAKIETPDGLRNIDEIIAITDAVMVARGDLGVEVKMEEVPMAQKMIIAKCNAAGKPVIVATQMMESMITAPRPTRAETSDVANAVLDGADAVMLSAETAVGAYPAEVIRSMVGTILSVESRSPQLFHKWWPIDPNGPNFMADSVLSASCHLAKNTGSKAITGMTHHGYTAFQLAKYRPKANIFIFTDNRNLLTALSLVWGVRSFYYDRLISTDSTITDIRYVLTTTGHLEAGDVFINTGSMPIQDKGKANMVKVSVA
- a CDS encoding T9SS type A sorting domain-containing protein, with the protein product MKHIYSWARPLLAALFLFMGFGVHAQQAWRPFRPGMIYSYALRNSTNVTHTLRVDSAYATPAGDSVYAFNRVMRRMAGSSGAGTFAKSRNNLFGARMRWTPGQGFYILESDAQNNVQNATALRIYPRASVGQTWVASASPLMTAIVQARSQLPILAGTLDSVVTIELRNGTSTTGPPVVAFTLSRTHGLVEATPWLGAAAPGTPTSAPLMAALPAPLLRSAYSPLALFTMQPGDEMGYYWEPFNYLSGIFCSNSYTLRRILTRQQRADSLVFTYREQTRSENFGWSVCGGVPASVTIGSVQTRRMAVSLVTGASPQFPALALLAGEYKPDPVFTFRQGQLMGVGIMPNFANDCLSSGNYLPYTRVYVNSTGGPTTPPTYSLGMDVFAWQQSFGGAPGLGDVATGETSMVYYRRSTGTPLVCGSFINFASLLPTRAAEAASVATLHPNPATNAAALTLAQPARPGQFLRLTDALGRAVWSTPVPIGQTTVPVPLAGQPAGLYLLHLSGPDATVTWKLTHE